Proteins encoded within one genomic window of Pygocentrus nattereri isolate fPygNat1 chromosome 9, fPygNat1.pri, whole genome shotgun sequence:
- the acvr1ba gene encoding activin A receptor type 1Ba, which produces MRSNGNLAVMAVLRSVSALLALAGLIALGDALKCNCTNCEKSGYECETDGACMASTSYIKGQEQHVRICIPRENLIPPGQPIYCLSAEGVLNTHCCYTDYCNSVNLQVPNGVPWTKSWPSSGSSWGPVELVAVIAGPVFLVCLLLIVGVFLFQHHQRVYNHRQRLDVEDPSCDHLYLAKDKTLQDLIFDLSTSGSGSGLPLFVQRTVARTIVLQEIIGKGRFGEVWRGKWRGGDVAVKIFSSREERSWFREAEIYQTIMLRHENILGFIAADNKDNGTWTQLWLVSDYHEHGSLFDYLNHYSVTIEGMIKLALSAASGLAHLHMEILGTQGKPGIAHRDLKSKNILVKKNGTCAIADLGLAVRHESVTDTIDIAPNQRVGTKRYMAPEVLDETINMEHFDSFKCADIYALGLVYWEIARRCNAGGIHEEYQLPYYDLVPSDPSIEEMRKVVCDQRLRPNVPNWWQSYEALRVMGKIMRECWYANGAARLTALRIKKTLSQLSVEEDVKM; this is translated from the exons cTCTGAAGTGTAACTGCACAAACTGTGAAAAGAGTGGCTATGAGTGTGAGACGGATGGGGCCTGTATGGCCTCCACCTCCTACATTAAAGGCCAAGAGCAGCATGTTCGAATCTGTATCCCCCGCGAGAACCTAATCCCACCTGGACAGCCTATCTACTGCCTGAGTGCTGAGGGGGTGCTCAATACACACTGCTGCTACACTGACTACTGCAACAGCGTCAACCTCCAGGTTCCTAATG GAGTTCCTTGGACTAAAAGCTGGCCAAGTTCGGGCAGTAGCTGGGGTCCAGTGGAGCTGGTGGCAGTCATAGCAGGCCCAGTCTTTCTTGTCTGTCTACTGCTGATAGTGGGTGTGTTCCTGTTCCAGCACCACCAGCGGGTCTACAACCACCGGCAGCGGCTGGACGTGGAGGATCCTTCTTGTGACCACCTGTACCTGGCCAAAGACAAAACCCTGCAGGACCTCATCTTCGACCTGTCCACTTCTGGCTCCGGCTCTG GCCTGCCTCTGTTTGTACAGAGGACAGTAGCTAGGACCATCGTGCTTCAAGAGATAATTGGAAAAGGTCGCTTTGGAGAAGTATGGAGGGGCAAGTGGAGAGGAGGGGATGTGGCTGTGAAGATTTTCTCCTCTAGAGAAGAACGCTCTTGGTTCCGCGAGGCAGAGATCTACCAGACCATCATGCTCCGGCACGAGAACATCCTGGGCTTCATAGCTGCAGACAACAAAG ACAATGGTACATGGACTCAGCTGTGGCTGGTGTCAGACTATCATGAGCACGGCTCTTTGTTTGACTATCTGAACCACTACTCTGTCACCATCGAAGGCATGATCAAATTAGCGCTGTCGGCTGCCAGTGGACTCGCACACCTGCACATGGAAATTCTTGGCACACAGG GGAAGCCAGGCATTGCACATCGTGACCTGAAATCTAAAAACATCTTGGTAAAAAAGAACGGCACCTGTGCTATAGCTGACTTGGGCCTGGCAGTTCGACACGAGTCTGTCACAGATACTATCGACATTGCCCCCAATCAGAGGGTGGGGACTAAAAG ATACATGGCACCAGAGGTGCTGGATGAAACCATCAACATGGAGCATTTTGATTCATTTAAGTGTGCTGATATCTATGCTTTAGGACTGGTGTACTGGGAGATAGCAAGACGATGTAATGCTGGAG GCATCCATGAGGAGTATCAGCTGCCGTACTATGACCTGGTACCCTCTGACCCCTCCatagaggagatgaggaaggtGGTGTGTGACCAGAGGCTGCGGCCCAATGTGCCCAACTGGTGGCAGAGCTATGAG GCGCTGCGTGTGATGGGGAAGATCATGCGCGAGTGCTGGTACGCTAACGGAGCGGCCAGGCTCACGGCCCTGCGCATTAAGAAGACTCTGTCTCAGCTGAGCGTGGAGGAGGATGTAAAGATGTGA